TCACCAAGAGCACGGGAAAGACTGATAATTGTTCCGGTCATAATGCCTGGCATTGAGAGAGGCACAACGTGATGAAGAATGACCTGCATGGGCGATGCACCAAGGCCAAGAGCGGCATGTCGAATGGAGGCTGGGACGCTTCTGATCGCAAGACGTGCATTCATGATAAGAGGCGGCAGAGTCATGAGGCTTAAAACAAGTCCACCAACAAGAGGTGTTGATCTTGGAAGATGCATCGTATTGATGAAGATGGAAAGCCCCAGAAGACCAAAGACAATTGAAGGAACGGCAGCAAGATTATTGATGTTGACTTCAAGCAGGTCAATGAATTTATTTTTGGGTGCGAACTCTTCAAGATAGAGTGCAGCGCCTATACCAACTGGAATGACAATCAAGGCAGTGATCATGATGAGCATGAATGATCCCATGAACGCACCTGCAATACCAGCTTCTTCAGCTTCTCGGC
This genomic interval from Alphaproteobacteria bacterium contains the following:
- the pstA gene encoding phosphate ABC transporter permease PstA, producing the protein MIRLNASDDLDQYFRHPKETLLQEKQITWAQTLNSKDLITRHFNIDYLTKPDSREAEEAGIAGAFMGSFMLIMITALIVIPVGIGAALYLEEFAPKNKFIDLLEVNINNLAAVPSIVFGLLGLSIFINTMHLPRSTPLVGGLVLSLMTLPPLIMNARLAIRSVPASIRHAALGLGASPMQVILHHVVPLSMPGIMTGTIISLSRALGETAPLLMIGMVAFIADIAENPLEAATALPVQIYIWANNPEVAFIEKSSGAILILICLLMMINSIAVYIRQKFEKSW